Within the Gossypium raimondii isolate GPD5lz chromosome 12, ASM2569854v1, whole genome shotgun sequence genome, the region TTGGGGTACAcaacactttattttttattttcaagcattaAAAAGAGGACCCTCAACTTTTCCTCTGTTCTTCTTGGATTCGCTTTTCTGCTCATGGATTCTAGATGGCTTAAGGCTCTCCCCACCCCTTTTTTTATGGGTAAATACAATTtaatgtcattaaattattaataaatttatgttttaatcactcaactttaaaacgttacaaaatagtcattgaattattcaaaagtctTCATTTTAAGTCATTAGACTATTAAAGTCGATGATGTATGGCATTCTTTATTTGCACTATCTGCATTAATCggaaatttttcttttacttttcctttacagttcttttttttcatgaaacaattttgaacGTCATGAATCTATGAACCAAAATCTAGACAACTTTCTTCTCTGATCTCCAACATTGACTATTTGATCGATTTGGATCTAAggtattttattttgggttaattagccgaaaatgttgaatttaaaagataatgaaGGAATTAGGTCactttttcacaaatttagggaaataggccaattttgtAGAGAAAAACAGAAAATGCTTCCACCAAGAAACATTTTAGTCgttccaaaaaaatttttttgttggGTGTTGGAAATTTAGGGAGAAATGtttatttgtgtttgtgttttaaggagaaattgtgataattttaagttatgtttgagTTCACGATGATGCGGTGGCGTTTGGAGacccatacatttcatttctcATGTGGGAAGTGCACCATCACCTTAGAAGATGTCGCATTGCAACTTGGGCTCCCAGTTTGCGATGGTTATACGGTTACGAGTTCAAGTATAACTCGGGTCCCCAGTTGACGATGGTTATGCGACCACGGGTTCAAGTTTCATGCCACCATAAGAGGATACTTTATAAACCCCATACATAAGTTTGAGATCATAATCATAGGAAAAAAGAGCTTACCAATATaatcaacttattatttttctccatcAAAGTAGTATTCTCAATCTCATTGTCTAAAACCTGTGTCAAAGGTGGGGGCAAGAAGACTTTCAGGGGGGAAGTGATAGTGACAGTGGAGAAAAGCCGAAATGTAACTTTGGGCGATTGCTGTGATTAAAGAACTACAACCACTATCGGCTCGAGTCGCATTTCAGTTTTTCTCCATTGTCACTCCCCCCTGAAAGTCTTCTTACCTTACCTCTAACATAGGTTTTGGACAATGAGGTTAATGATATTACTTTGatggagaaaaagaataaattgattataCTGGTGAGCCCCTTTTTTTCCTATGGTTATGATCTCAAACTTATGTATGAGGTTTATAAAGCATCCTCTTTTAATGGCATGAAACTTGAACCTGTGCGCATAACCACTGTCAATTAGGAGCTCGAGTTATACTTAAACTCGTGATCGTTAGGGGCATTTAATAGGGGATGTAAAAATGGTAGGTGGTACCATGCCTATGACTAAAGAAGAAGTATGCAactattgattttaattttttatgcttcCGTTGCTCGGCATATCTCTCGATACAATGTCACCAACATAACTAATCCCCACCTAAGTCTTCCCACTTCTTTTAAGTCGACTACTTGTAGGAGTCACCTTAGATTTCGAGTTCTATCTGGCATTAGAAGACCTCTGATCCTCGGTATGAATGCCCGCGCGTATTGTTGTCTTTCAATGGCACTAGCGGAGTTGTCAATATATGAGAAATTATCTTCTAACCATTTCATCTCTATCCGACTACCACTAAACTTGTCTGACACCTTACCTAATAATTGGTTGCAAATTGCGCTTCAATTGCCAACGTCTATTATCCCTTCACCCGACCTGATCGTCAGGTCTGAGTTACAGGTTGCTACATTTGTTGCCGGAGCAACCATAGTTAGATTCACAATAAACCTTTTAACATGAATCAACCTTTCACTTAAAGTAATGTTTGATTTGGGTTCAATATAGAAGGATAAAGCTTTTATTTAGGTATGAAAAGGAATAGGGGCTTtttaaataaagtgataaaGTTAGGGGctttttaagtattttagattaaaatatttatttaatgtttaaaaattttttataggGCTGGCATttcatattttacttaaaaagtttaacgttttaaaaaagaaattttaaatataaaaatgaatgataaatattcaaaaataaaagatgacaattatgaattaaataaaatgagacagacatttcttcttcttcttattgtaggatttaagaaagaaaaagaacaatcttagttttttttaaaggaatttgTTAAGGGATTTTTGCCTAGTTTGGCACTTGTTTGTGAAGTGTAATTTGCTTGGAGTCGATCAAATTTGTTACTGGAGttcaaataaagttttaaaaatttgacgggttaaagtgaaaatatttgttttaagcgaatttatattttggtcactcaacttagaaaaagttacaaaacgactattgaattatttgaaagatttaatggatagtttatttttttcataaaacaacttCCAACCtcacaaatttataaatatttcaacaatttaaatgaaaatttttaaataatttattaattattttataattctttaaaaatgagtaactcaaaatttattaatagtttaattatttgagaATAGTATACCCttcattttattctctttttaacAAATTATGCTTTGTTGTATTATTATCAGAGAAGTAAATACCGATACCGGCCGCTAAAACGAAACCTTGGGTTGTACTTTCCGTTCCAGTAAATTTTCCGGCCGTACTGGCGAGTTTCGTTCGATTTCGGCTGTACCGCCCGAAATGCTGAAACTTGAATATTTTGTCGGTGGTTTGATGGTTTCTCGTATggctttaaaaaagaaataataaagatgAAGTTTTGGGTTCTGAATGGAAGCAATAAGCTGAATGAAATGGGAACCTGTTTGCTGGTTTTTGTTCGCTAATCTATGAGGTAATATAATATGAGAAAAGGGAATGGTGGTAGAGGGCCAGGTTGAAGGAGCGAGAAGCTGGTTGTGATGCCTCATTTTTTGGGGTTATATGGAGGAGAAGTACTTAGCAGGTAGTAACTGGTCTTTTTGGAACAAGGATGAGGAGAAAGTCTTGTGGTTATCAACAACATACCACATAGCTggattttattctctttttactAATTTCTATTGCTTTTATGTTGATATGATTTCTCTTAAAATACTGATGGTTGTTATGCTGGGATCTAGGTTTAGAGAAGTTAGTACTGTGATTCAAGCGAATGAAAATgaataactttttttagttgTAGAGTGTGCCATCAAAGACCTTCTCAAACCTTCATGGATGATCTAcattaaaatcttttaatatcGATATATAGTAATACGTACATCATTACTGAGCaagatattttgataataatttgaaaaagaaaaaatatatatttgaaaatcatttttgggagaAGTGAATGAATCCACGCGCTTAAATATGCGGCGGCGGCTAAATTTGGAGCGGTGCATCACAAAAGTAAGAAGAGTATTCACGTGGACCCTAATTTGTCCTAATCcaacaattaatatataatataatccaagttataaaaaaatagtagattttgtattttatgaatgaaaaagaaaagcattaatcttaaatttgatgGTGGTCGTAGGGGCCACGTCAAGGGACTTAGTAGGGGTTTgtccctaaaatgaaaattttaagttttagttaaGGGCCACgtttagaattttctttttagaaatccaaattaacttgaaattttataaattttagaatcactaaatcacatttttatatttttaggcaagtcaaaactttaaattttagagggattaaaatataaactatcCATTTGATGGTGTCAAAGCCCCTGTTTGCCCCCTCTAGTGTTTGCTATTGTTTTTggtcctttaaaatttataaagttttaagttaatatatagtaaaattatactttgacccCACGAAATGATATCACTTTGATTTAGCTCAAAAAGTATAAggacataaattattaaaatgataaaattacattttatctcAAAAAATGATAGAACTTAATttcaacccttttttttttagcttcACCTCAACACAGTCCAATGTAATTATCAAATATCGAAAAGGCCTCGAATAGAAgaacataatataataacaaattaacataacataattatattatggcataatttttttcataccGAATCAAGTTATTTATTCGGAAAGAATGATTACATCAATAGGATTTGAATCTTGATTATTGGTGTGCAGACAAATGGCTTTAATCACTACTCCCTAGCACATAATAAGTTTAGGCTTTTTAGCAAATTGGCCCCTAAAGTATAGTTAATTCCCAAAATAATCCTCAAAGTTCTTTTAGTCAAAAGTGGACCTTAAACTATCAATTCTATCCTACCTTACACAAAAAACGATATAAACTAATAAGAACATGACATATGGCACTTTTCTATCGGATGCCAcacattttttgataaaaaatttaaggaccacttctaatgaaaagaaaacttttaagaaaaaaatttgaacattGGGTATAATTTAGAGGTCAATTTACTAATAACGCCAAAAAATTATCACTACATCTTTCTTGCCATTCCCAAtcctttcaattcaatttcccCTTGGCTTTTTTTTATGGGATAGAGCAACCTTTAGTCTTtgaatttggtaaattttctcaatttgatccttgagctttttttttgtttaaattagtccctaaatttggaatttatcaaacaatctttttgggtaaaaattgactaaattgtcACAATTTAACAAGTCGAGAATGACATGAACCAAGAATGGCCAAATCCACaacttataatataaaaattaatagtagtatttaaggtaaaagtaccatggaaaCCTCTATATTGTGAGCCAGATTGTATTTTACCCCAtgtactcaaaaaatgggcaaaattatatttatacattaaatcaaatagCAAACCTATCCTTTCTGTTAAAAactttcattcatttctactatAAAAACCGATGTGGCTAATGGATAAggaccagtttttaacagtaaaaatagatgatatttttaacaaatgaaccaatttactctttgatctaacatacaggGACTAGTTTGACCATTTTTCATGTAGATGGAACAAATACAATCTGACTCCTAATATCATAATTATGATACTTTTATCTAGTGTTGATACAGTGTACAACAATAAAGGAGTAATGAGGAGAGGAGAGTGATTGCTACGGAGGCCGATTCATCCAGTCGAGTGGAGAGCTGGAGGTTATGAAGGGTGGTGGTAAAGAGAATGTAAAGGTTGAGAGCTAAGAGTGTGTTGACGTAGTGTAGATTTAGTATTCTTGAAGGGTCGATCCTTTCTTCATCATTCCTGGAGTATCTTAAATCCGTGTGATGTTTGGTAACCCAAAGACTTTATGCTTCCAATGAAGATTAGGCCATCTGTTGTCTGGGCAATCATCTCAGGAAAGTGAGTTCACAAGTGACCTCTCGACTTGTTGATAGTAAATTTACTGTTCAAATGTCTTTTAAACTTGTCAAGTGTCCTAACACGGATAAGTTTAAAACATCtaacatttaaacatttaattttaatgaattgCTAGATTTTCCTCCTCATTCGAGATGATATGCTCGCTTTTCATTCTTCCCATCAACATAGGAAATTAAAATCGGATTATCGATTTATTAGAGATTAGGGTTTATTGGAATTGGGATAACGTGGCTTGTTGGCTATCTCTTAAAAGAAGAAGACCATTTCTtggtttaaattattaagtatattttGACCCTAATATTGATAGTAAATGGATTAAAAAATGTGGTTTTTGTTTATCAAACAAAACAATGTGCaagaaaattattgaaaataggAATTTCTAAATCCCatcaatcataattaaatatgtCACATTTCCCCcaacaaaagaaatatttattatatgataatgACCTCAAATAATACCAATCTTCCTAAGTTTCAATACTTTCAACCCAGCTTCAGAATGATGGAGTGAAGAGCTTTAGCCTTTGTGGCTAAGGGAGCAAATATTAGTTGTCACCTATTTTCAACAGGATTCCAGAAATTTAGAATTACATTGTATACTTTTGCGataataaaagtgaaattttatcattttaatagtctatatctttataatttttaaaagattaaattaatttcttttctcaatttaaaagagttaaaagtataattttaccatatactaatttaaaattataaaaaactaaaagtgaaatttttattttagggaaaTTGGAGCCCCTACTAACTCTCCTTAACTCCGCTCCTTATGACTTGCTAATTATGTCTAAATACAggtataaaatatctatttttaaaatttttatactattatacTTTACcatctaaatataaaattttaatttaatccttaaaatttaaaaaaaatataaaataatattttaactctAATAAgatatacataatttaatttccatccctttgaaattcttttttacTTTGCTCGTCTCTAAGCCGCCACGTATGGACACCTAGCAATGGATATGTAGACCATGAAGATTAGAATCTCTgagaaactttaaaaaaaaaacactaaaatattaAGACTCCATTTCCTAGAAACCCAGAATCTCCCAAAACTGCTAAAAACCTCTTGACGACTCCTTACACAACCACCATCCATGGCCGTAAGAATGAAGAGTAGCAAGCCAGGTTGAGAATGATAGAGCTAAGAGCTTTACCCTTTGTTGCTCACTCAGAGTCGGCCAAGAGAACAAATATTGGTTATCATCTATATAGCACAAGAGTCAACCGCCATGCAAACAAGAAGACCCTGAAAAGACTTGTTCAAGCTCACGACGCCCATCATAACTCAGTCTCTAAACCTCTATATATGGATACCTGGCTATGAACAACATTAGAATCTCTcagaaattagaaaaaaaaacactaaaattattGAGACTCACTTCCCCAAGAACCAGAACCTCACAAAACCTCTTAACGACTTTCCGCACTTAAATGCAATTCCCACTTGCCAAGTAAGAGGTATtcaaggaataaaatgtaccATTGTTTTGGTGTTACATCTCTTTGCCAACACCACTTCAATGGAAAACCTCAATTTTTTGTTGGAATCCATTTGCAGAAATTAGTGAAATGAAAGCAGAATCTTTGAAATGGTGTTTTTCCACAAAGTCATGTGAACTTTTTGGTGAAAACCAAAAAGAGGTCATTTTCAAACAACAAATGAGATATCTTTCATGTTCTTACACCTTTAGGATATATAACTTTACAACCTATGATCAACAAATTGAAGTCTCAATGATATTCCACTGCCGGCAATTTGATAAGGGGGACAAGTGGTTccgtttcttcttcttctttaatgAATTCAACCTTACCATTCCTCTAAATCAAGTGCAAATCCAAATATTCTTTTAGAaaggtcaaaattaaattataaatttatattttcatcatttttaaaaaaaatcaaattaattttactatatatattaattgtaattttccTATTATCGAAACCACCGTCTACTCTAACAATAGAGAACTTAGGAGAATTAGCATTTATGATCATTTTGATGCCACGCCATATTAGATTTGTTGATGTCTTTTGAGGGCTACGCCTGAAAGTGGCTGGTCGGAAATGGTGATCTAGACCCGGAACCTAGGTGTCGCCCCCACAAAAGTATACATAAGTTTTAAATGTGTTCCAAGAAAAAGAGTAGAAAGGATAACCGGCATAAGAGCGGTAGCATTTGACCTATTGATGAACTCTTCAGCACATGATCATTGATTGTTTGTCTAAGTGCACTAACTTATCTAGTCAAAAATATCATGAAAACTCTTGTAATAGGAATCATATTGCATTTTACCCTTCTACACAAAATGTGGACAAACTGATCCTTACATGTTAGAATAAGGAACAAATTaatcattctgttaaaaatttcattcattttttctgttaaaaatcaatcattgtACATCAATATGAGATACATATGACACATCACATATCACTGCCTGGTTATTTTATCAACTACGCCAATTTTTAACACTACAAATGGATAAAAGTTAAACAAAAAAGGACCTCTTTGTCCATTTCTTGAATAAAAGGGACAAAATACATCTTGGCTCAGTACAAGACTTCCATTATACTTTTACCTACCTATCTGACCTGCTTAGTGATCAATTTGTTATCTCTACGTCTTCGAATTAGACAATTTTTTATCCTCAATTAGTATATAAAAACAAGTAAGAAGTATAATTTCATAATCCAATATTTACAGAATCATAAAATAAGTATTGAAGAATGTTCAAAAAGGAAAAGCTTCTGACAAAGACCTTAAGCTCagaaaattaaattgtacaaAAGGCAATTACTTCACTTAGGGGCGTATCGGTTGTGAAATAATTAccaatatttttgttcaatccTACATACGAGCCAAGTTCAACTGCTACTATTAGATATATTTTAACTACATATTCAAACCGtttcaaaaagaacaaaaccaACCTCGGCAGAAAACTCAAACGGTGCCCGGTATTAGAAGCTCCCCAAACCTGCAACAAAAAACATAACAATATGGAACGAAACAGCATTTTTATGAACACACACTTCATAATAAACCTTTAGACCCGGGAAGTTCAATCCATTGAAGTTGGATTTCCACTTCACCGCACTCCACGTTTCTCAATCGGAGGCAAATGTCTTGCACAACCTTCCCGTCGACCAAAGTGATGGCACTCTCCTCGGACAGGCAGTTGGTCCTGCAAGGTTGCACTCTGGCTATCGTGGTTCCATTCGGGATACCATCCACATCCACTTTCAAGGCTTCTATGTACGGCCTGATGTCAACCTCTGCATTTCCCATTTTGTCATCCTTGCTAAAAGTGTCATGGTCATAAACTGTCTGGAGTCGTGCAGAACAGAAAATTACTGTGAATGACACTAATGGCAGAAATGGCCTTGTACattaaaatgacaaaagaacaaaacatgATCATAGCACTAATAGAGAGAGCAAGAAGATTCAAGGGTAGATATAAGCCTACAAATTCACAatacttcaaaaataattacaaataagaaATTTCTAAGCATTCCATTGgctttatttgattttcttgcCAGCACGAATATTAGTATCAGTAGGAAATTAGAAGTAAATGAAAaacaagcaaataaaaaaaaaccggGCTAGAAGCACATTGATTTACGCTTgttctttcttgttttgtttaCTTTTGTTCATTAAAACCGATGCTATATGAACCGATCATGCATGCAGGcaaatattctattttttaagcCAATTTTGCCATCTATCATCAATGTGAAAATTGGCAGAAGGGCAACTACACAAGAAACGACTAAAACAGCAAAATGCTCATATAGTTCCTCGATGGTTaaacaactagaaaaataaatttggtatCAGCATATGTTGACATTAATTACTGTTTTGGCAGTTTTCACTAATAACACCTCTGCAAAGAACAGACATTAACCCCCTcaaggaaataataataatgaaatagcATTAGCATCATTAAGAAGGAAAACAGCAATTTAAGCGTATAAACAATGAGTCGATCAAAAACTTATATTAAAGATTAATAGAGAATCAGCAACTGAGATGAACCAAAAATGAGTTCCATATTTTAATGAAGTAATAGAATCAAAATCAACAGAACATGAGCTATCTTGCAATATAAAGATCAAGGTTTAACATATCTAATAGTGGAAAATGAAATACATATACACGCATTGTGCAAATTCCTAATTACtagttgaaaccataaatgttTTGCTAATATATATAGGTAACAAGCATCGTTCTGCATCGGTAAAAAATTGGTTCCAATGAAAATCTAGAAGCTATAGAACATTGGGAATGGTTATCTAGGAAAAGATGCAGCTTCAGAATCTAAGCACAGAATGTTCTCCTATATGATCCGAGTGTTGGTTTATCAAACCAGATTTCTGTTATGCACTCCATCGATATAGTAACTAGTAGTTGAAAACTTACCAGTCTTATTGGAGTACTAGGATCTGTTATGGAAAGAGTTAAATCCTCATTCCACTCAGGATTAACATCCCTCTTTATTACACGAGTCTTCAATTTCTGCAAGCAATAGTTACACACGAAAAAAATTAGAACTGAGCAAGTTGCTTGAAAATGactctaaaaacaaaaaaccgtGAAAAATGGGAATTACGATATCATGTTCAGGCTGCACAGTCCAAGTAAGACTAAAGGGAATTACggtataaaagaaaatgagggcTTCTCGATTCAAGATTGTTCGATGAAAGGAATGAATACTGTGGATGATCTTCATACAATCCATaattttaaatggttaaaaaaattataaattgttacCTTCAATCTAATGAGTAACATCGAATTTTCCAAGATTATTGCTGATTTTACAGTGAGATTCAATTTGAAAGTCAACTTGGATGAACTAGGacttttccaatttttttttaaatctttgagATTCATCAATCAAAAGAACCCTATTTTCACCTTATTAATTTCCATacattcaataatcaaattcagccaaagaagaaaagaatctAAACCatataaaaacactaaaattcctttttattattatttaaatttaaatatctagTTGCTTTTGAGTTctgaattttgataaaaacacaaaattctaaAGCTCTTAGGAGGCAATTCGTAGCAACAAAGtgattttcatcataaaataacatatagcTTCACCCCCAAAAAAACGAATTTCCCTGCATTACGAATAAATAAAAACGGACCTGTTTATCCAATTTAACAACAACGTAAGGATCGCTGCTTCGAACATCACGAACGGCGAGGTTAACGCCCCGTTTGATCCGAACCCGAAGAAGGCCCAATAAGTTATCCATCAACGATGAGCTCTTCGTTTTTTCTGAGCCTGGAGAATCTGCCATTTGTTTTTTTCGGTCTCCACTTTGTATTTATACCCAAAAGAAAGAAGAGCTTTTTCCCCTAGTTTTAACTTtaccaaaccaaaattcaaaataaataaaatattaaatttacatttaagttggttttattattaaaatttaagggtaaactatttAGTTAGTCATCAAATTTCCATAGGTTTTCATTTTAGgtactgaaaataaaaaagttaagtTTTAAGCACTGCcgttaaaaactatttttcattttggtcgcCATCGTTAATTTGGGGTTAGACAATGTTATTTTATACTCATTTTAGTCACCTAAGTTTTTCCTTATAAAAATCGAGGTAATTTTATGTAAAACACGAGTTTTCccttttaaatagaaaaaacaaaaattacttcacaaaataaaataaaggaagttaaaaatataaaatgagtgactaaaataaaaatttactaaagttGGGAGATTAAAATGAACATTGAATTACCagtgggtgaccaaaatgaaaatatttgttaacGATAGTgcctaaaatatatttttttttaacttttggtgcctaaaatgaaaacttatgaaaattgaatgaccAAATATGGAATTTACTCTCATTTAATTTGAGTTAATTTCACGAGAAGCCAAACTTTAAATTGATTTccaacttccaaatatttcaaTTGGGTTCTCAAAATATTAGTATCAAATCAATCTGGTTATTCCATTAGCTTAGTTATCATCTATGATGATAAACACCAACTCAAACCTGATGTGAATCAATTTGTAAATACGTGTAAGcctattgaaaaaaaattgggatCTCAAaggtaaaaattttgttttaaaagggGCTTAAATTGAATATCTTGTAACTAAAAGAGACTAAAGTTGATAATATACCATTTAGTTAAGGGGAAAGGTCCCTTCCTGCCACTTCAACtaaagtatatatgtatttacaa harbors:
- the LOC105765671 gene encoding protein C2-DOMAIN ABA-RELATED 4, translating into MADSPGSEKTKSSSLMDNLLGLLRVRIKRGVNLAVRDVRSSDPYVVVKLDKQKLKTRVIKRDVNPEWNEDLTLSITDPSTPIRLTVYDHDTFSKDDKMGNAEVDIRPYIEALKVDVDGIPNGTTIARVQPCRTNCLSEESAITLVDGKVVQDICLRLRNVECGEVEIQLQWIELPGSKGLL